A part of Prolixibacteraceae bacterium genomic DNA contains:
- the yidC gene encoding membrane protein insertase YidC → MDKNTLRAFALIFLILIGSQYLMKPSEEELAQAQRQQDSIAALDTQAAVKGDVVNREKLTPASAVDDSARIALQKTQLGSFGEAVDGTESFVTLENNLMKVKLSTKGGRVYSVELKDYKRFDGTPLVLFDGDINRFGLRFNALQNGVPVETNKLFFTSSVNGVLTATGPDVPKGKEAKIKFNEENPGKSVEANMTLRTPEGAVVQYQYELPYNSYILNFKIATHNLSKVATARNGFVQVDWSSRIPRQEARSKYGEDSHTTVMYRELLKKGSGDVDDLGVSKDSEEKIEGNTEWIAFKQLFFSSILINQKGFSNSDLTVKTEVNDSTAYLGRMTAALDLPFDGVKENNNYNLAFYFGPNKYSILSQNSDLEFDHLIELGWGIFGWVNKLIVIPVFNFLSKYIGSYGIIILLLTIFIKLLIFPFTFKSYKSQAKMKALKPEIDEIQQKFGKEKAMESQQATMALYKKAGVNPMGGCIPMLFQMPIVIAMFRFFPVSIELRQQSFLWAHDLSTYDSIFHLPFTIPFYGDHVSLFCLLMTVTNILYMKYNSEMTGSSNAMPGMKGMMYMMPVMFLFMFNNYASGLSYYYFLSLLITFLQMFFVKRLINEDDIRAQIAKNKKKKVKKSKWQTRMEDMARQQQQVAKKKK, encoded by the coding sequence ATGGATAAGAATACGTTAAGAGCATTTGCGTTAATTTTCCTTATTTTGATTGGTTCTCAGTATCTAATGAAGCCATCTGAAGAAGAGTTAGCACAAGCGCAACGTCAACAAGATTCCATTGCAGCATTAGATACCCAAGCAGCTGTCAAGGGGGATGTTGTGAATAGGGAAAAACTCACTCCTGCATCAGCAGTAGATGATTCTGCTCGTATAGCATTACAAAAAACGCAGTTAGGGTCCTTCGGAGAAGCCGTTGATGGAACTGAAAGTTTTGTAACGCTAGAGAATAACTTGATGAAGGTGAAGTTATCGACAAAAGGTGGACGTGTTTATTCTGTTGAGTTGAAAGATTATAAGCGTTTTGATGGTACACCATTGGTTTTATTTGATGGTGATATAAACCGTTTTGGATTGCGATTTAATGCATTGCAGAATGGTGTTCCTGTTGAAACCAATAAGTTGTTTTTTACCTCTTCAGTTAATGGAGTATTAACTGCAACGGGACCTGATGTACCTAAAGGTAAAGAAGCAAAGATTAAGTTTAATGAAGAGAACCCAGGGAAGTCTGTTGAGGCTAATATGACCTTACGAACTCCTGAGGGAGCAGTGGTTCAATATCAGTATGAACTACCTTATAACTCGTATATTCTTAACTTTAAAATTGCTACCCACAATTTGTCTAAAGTCGCAACTGCACGTAATGGCTTTGTTCAAGTAGACTGGAGTTCTCGTATCCCTCGTCAAGAGGCACGTTCTAAGTATGGTGAAGATAGTCACACAACGGTAATGTATCGTGAGCTTCTGAAGAAGGGTAGTGGAGATGTTGATGATCTAGGAGTTTCAAAAGATAGTGAAGAAAAGATTGAAGGAAATACAGAATGGATCGCTTTCAAGCAGTTGTTCTTCTCTTCTATATTAATAAATCAGAAGGGTTTTTCAAACTCTGATTTGACCGTTAAAACAGAAGTTAATGATTCGACCGCTTATCTTGGTCGTATGACTGCAGCATTGGATCTACCTTTTGATGGTGTTAAAGAGAATAACAATTACAATCTAGCGTTCTACTTTGGTCCTAATAAGTATTCGATCTTAAGTCAGAATAGTGATCTTGAATTTGATCATTTGATTGAGTTAGGATGGGGAATTTTTGGATGGGTTAATAAACTTATTGTAATTCCAGTATTCAACTTCTTGAGTAAGTATATTGGAAGCTATGGTATTATTATCTTACTCTTGACAATCTTTATTAAATTGTTGATCTTCCCATTTACTTTTAAGTCATATAAGTCACAGGCTAAGATGAAAGCATTGAAGCCTGAGATTGATGAGATTCAACAAAAGTTTGGTAAAGAGAAAGCGATGGAGTCGCAGCAAGCGACAATGGCATTATATAAGAAAGCGGGAGTCAACCCAATGGGAGGATGTATTCCTATGTTATTCCAAATGCCTATTGTTATTGCGATGTTCCGTTTCTTCCCTGTGTCGATCGAACTTCGTCAACAATCGTTCCTTTGGGCACATGACTTGTCTACTTATGATTCGATTTTTCATCTACCATTTACAATTCCATTTTATGGGGATCACGTAAGTTTATTTTGTCTTCTAATGACTGTTACTAATATCTTGTATATGAAGTATAACAGTGAGATGACAGGATCATCTAATGCGATGCCTGGAATGAAAGGTATGATGTATATGATGCCTGTGATGTTCTTGTTTATGTTTAACAATTATGCATCAGGACTTTCTTATTACTATTTCTTATCATTATTGATTACATTCCTTCAGATGTTTTTTGTGAAGCGATTGATCAATGAGGATGATATTCGTGCACAAATTGCGAAAAACAAAAAGAAGAAAGTTAAGAAGTCTAAATGGCAGACAAGAATGGAAGATATGGCTCGTCAACAACAACAAGTTGCTAAGAAAAAGAAGTAG
- a CDS encoding CTP synthase, which translates to MANTKYIFVTGGVTSSLGKGIIASSLAKLLQARGHTVTIQKLDPYINVDPGTLNPYEHGECFVTNDGAETDLDLGHYERFLNTPTSQGNNVTTGRIYQSVINKERRGDYLGKTVQIIPHITDEIKRYVKYLGTKNNYDVVISEIGGTVGDIESLPFVESVRQLKWELGDDALFVHLTLVPYLAAAGELKTKPTQHSVKMLLENGVQPDILVLRTEKELSKDVRRKVAQFCNVEQDAVIQSIDVPTIYEVPLKMQEEKLDEVVCRKLGLKSHSEPKLEAWNDFLYRFKNPTKTVTIGLVGKYVELHDAYKSITEALIHAGTVHQVRVKVKWIHSEKVDATNIKETLSDCNGVLIAPGFGHRGIDGKVVAAQFARENNIPLLGICLGMQIVSIEFARNVLGIEDADSAEMNPSTKDPVIDLMDAQKEITEMGGTMRLGAYACEVKENTNLYRAYGKTKIEERHRHRYEFNNEYLQQYEDAGMIATGINPETNLVEVVEIPDHKWYVGVQYHPEYKSTVLNPHPLFVSFVDAAQKEVK; encoded by the coding sequence GTGGCAAATACGAAATATATCTTTGTTACAGGTGGGGTTACCTCATCACTAGGGAAGGGGATTATTGCATCATCTCTAGCCAAACTTTTACAAGCTAGAGGTCATACTGTTACAATCCAGAAATTGGACCCATATATTAATGTGGATCCAGGGACGTTGAATCCATATGAACATGGAGAATGTTTTGTAACGAATGATGGTGCAGAGACGGATCTTGACTTAGGACACTATGAGCGTTTTTTAAATACTCCTACTTCTCAGGGGAATAATGTGACGACAGGTCGTATCTATCAATCTGTAATCAATAAAGAGAGACGTGGTGATTATTTAGGAAAAACAGTTCAGATTATACCGCATATTACGGATGAGATTAAGAGATATGTAAAGTATCTTGGAACGAAGAATAATTACGATGTAGTTATCTCAGAAATTGGAGGTACGGTTGGTGATATTGAATCTCTTCCTTTTGTTGAATCTGTTCGACAGCTTAAGTGGGAATTGGGTGATGATGCTCTATTTGTACACTTAACATTAGTTCCATATTTGGCTGCAGCTGGAGAGTTGAAGACAAAACCAACTCAGCACTCTGTAAAGATGTTGCTTGAGAATGGTGTTCAACCTGACATCTTAGTACTGCGTACAGAAAAAGAGTTGAGTAAAGATGTTCGTCGTAAGGTCGCTCAATTTTGTAATGTTGAACAGGATGCTGTAATCCAGTCTATCGATGTGCCTACGATATATGAGGTGCCATTGAAGATGCAAGAAGAGAAGTTAGATGAAGTTGTTTGTCGTAAGTTGGGACTGAAATCACATTCAGAGCCTAAGTTAGAAGCATGGAATGATTTCTTGTATCGCTTTAAGAATCCAACAAAGACTGTAACAATTGGATTGGTTGGTAAATATGTAGAACTACACGATGCATATAAATCGATTACAGAGGCATTAATTCATGCTGGTACAGTTCATCAAGTTAGAGTGAAGGTAAAGTGGATCCATTCGGAAAAGGTGGATGCCACAAATATTAAAGAGACACTTTCTGACTGTAATGGTGTTTTGATTGCTCCAGGATTTGGGCATCGAGGAATTGATGGTAAGGTCGTGGCAGCACAGTTTGCAAGAGAGAACAATATCCCATTGTTAGGTATCTGTTTGGGTATGCAGATTGTATCGATTGAATTTGCACGTAATGTGCTTGGTATTGAAGATGCTGATTCGGCAGAGATGAATCCATCTACTAAGGATCCTGTTATCGATTTGATGGATGCCCAGAAAGAGATTACTGAAATGGGTGGTACCATGAGATTAGGTGCTTATGCATGTGAAGTAAAAGAAAATACAAATTTATACCGTGCGTACGGAAAGACGAAGATTGAAGAGCGTCACCGTCACCGTTATGAATTTAACAACGAATATCTGCAGCAATATGAAGATGCTGGGATGATCGCTACGGGAATTAATCCAGAGACTAATTTAGTTGAAGTGGTTGAGATCCCTGATCATAAGTGGTATGTTGGAGTACAGTATCATCCAGAATATAAGAGTACAGTACTAAATCCACATCCTCTCTTTGTAAGCTTCGTTGATGCAGCGCAAAAAGAAGTTAAATAA
- a CDS encoding DUF349 domain-containing protein — protein sequence MDGDLQEMNTDQSSVENEKSSETPKEEVVKELTVSDLIDIEKDFSTCDKETLISDFKKLLKYPNISEIRAYVEAIEKAFTALKIVENQQLKDAFIASGEKEEDFKPPFDILESNFKELIHQYHEKRKRQREQRDVQQKENWAIKDGIIQEIKDMLEGKGSMRTYYERVRELQSLWSKTGSVAADKYKEQNERYHFALDQFFDLLRVNRELIEIDQKKNEKLKIELCEEVERMADVEDIVEAFKELQLLHDRWKEIGFVKSEIKQPLWDRFSAATSVVNNRYHTYQGERKAIQAKDVARKQQLTDRITEIMSDTYEKYKDISAFTDEVVALQKEWKGLGIYYIKEDRKLSETFRNACNMFFAQKRKLQKDLKRQYQDVIDRKEAICSEAESLLNSDDVEGTTARLIELQRDWKKVGNVPPRMSEPIWQRFKTACDAFFDRKKGIHKEAAAEEKLHLESKKALIETIKSFEPVASLEDNRDAIRDFIRQWDEIGLVPRSKTSDVNHHYRLALDEALSKIDMDQEEKVLFRFNIRLDSLMKSDDKLFLLNKERNHILSKMEKLHNELRTTKNNLGFLSSSADSPLMKEVNERLGNLQKQLTELSTQLQRVKELMKE from the coding sequence ATGGACGGCGACTTGCAAGAAATGAACACAGACCAATCGTCTGTTGAGAATGAAAAGAGTTCGGAAACACCAAAAGAGGAGGTGGTTAAAGAATTAACTGTTAGTGATCTTATCGATATTGAGAAGGATTTCTCTACATGCGATAAAGAGACATTAATTTCTGACTTTAAAAAATTATTAAAGTATCCGAATATCTCTGAAATAAGAGCGTATGTTGAAGCAATTGAGAAGGCGTTTACTGCTTTGAAGATTGTTGAGAACCAACAGTTGAAAGATGCTTTTATTGCTTCTGGAGAAAAAGAAGAGGATTTTAAACCTCCTTTTGATATTTTGGAGAGTAACTTTAAAGAGTTGATACATCAGTATCATGAGAAGCGAAAACGCCAGAGGGAGCAGCGAGATGTACAGCAGAAAGAGAATTGGGCCATTAAAGATGGAATCATCCAGGAGATCAAAGATATGCTGGAAGGGAAAGGCTCAATGCGTACATATTATGAGCGTGTTCGTGAGTTACAGTCGTTGTGGAGTAAGACAGGTTCTGTCGCCGCTGATAAATATAAAGAGCAGAATGAGCGCTATCATTTTGCTTTGGATCAATTCTTTGACCTATTAAGAGTTAATCGCGAGCTTATTGAGATAGATCAAAAGAAGAATGAAAAGCTTAAGATAGAGCTATGTGAAGAGGTAGAACGAATGGCTGATGTAGAAGATATCGTTGAGGCATTCAAAGAACTTCAGCTACTACATGATCGTTGGAAAGAAATTGGTTTCGTTAAATCGGAAATAAAACAACCTTTGTGGGATCGTTTTAGTGCTGCAACTTCTGTAGTGAATAATAGATACCATACTTATCAAGGAGAGCGCAAGGCGATACAAGCAAAAGATGTTGCACGTAAGCAGCAGTTGACAGACCGTATCACTGAGATTATGTCTGACACTTATGAAAAATATAAAGACATTAGTGCTTTTACGGATGAGGTAGTTGCTCTACAAAAAGAGTGGAAAGGGTTAGGTATATATTATATAAAAGAAGATCGTAAACTTAGTGAGACTTTCCGTAATGCATGTAATATGTTCTTTGCTCAAAAGAGAAAACTTCAGAAAGATCTGAAACGTCAATATCAGGATGTGATAGATCGTAAAGAGGCAATCTGTTCTGAGGCTGAATCCTTGTTGAATAGTGACGATGTGGAAGGAACAACAGCTAGACTGATTGAATTACAACGTGACTGGAAGAAAGTTGGGAATGTGCCACCACGTATGAGTGAACCTATTTGGCAGCGATTTAAGACTGCTTGTGATGCCTTCTTTGACAGAAAGAAAGGTATTCATAAAGAGGCAGCAGCCGAAGAGAAACTACATTTGGAGAGTAAGAAAGCATTGATTGAAACGATAAAATCATTTGAGCCAGTTGCTTCATTAGAAGATAATAGAGATGCTATCCGTGATTTTATCCGTCAATGGGATGAGATTGGTTTGGTTCCTCGAAGTAAAACTTCGGATGTGAATCACCATTACCGTTTGGCTCTTGATGAAGCGCTATCGAAGATTGATATGGATCAAGAAGAGAAAGTGTTGTTCCGTTTTAATATTCGTTTAGATAGTTTGATGAAGAGTGATGATAAGTTGTTTTTACTTAATAAGGAGCGTAACCATATCTTATCTAAGATGGAGAAACTTCATAATGAGTTGAGAACAACCAAGAATAATTTAGGATTCTTATCATCATCAGCTGATTCTCCTTTGATGAAAGAGGTTAATGAACGTTTGGGAAATCTTCAAAAGCAATTGACAGAATTGTCGACGCAGTTACAACGCGTGAAAGAATTGATGAAAGAATAA
- the trmD gene encoding tRNA (guanosine(37)-N1)-methyltransferase TrmD has translation MRIDILTVVPELLESPFNHSIMKRAKDKGLAEVHVHNIRDWSTDKKHRKVDDYAFSTTAGMVMTIEPIERAINQLKSERSYDEVIFMTPDGKPFKQQDANALSLKGNLIILCGHYKGVDQRVRDHFITMEISIGDYVLTGGELAASLVCDAIIRLIPGVLSDETSALTDSFQDGLLSPPVYTRPADYKGWKVPEILLSGNESKIEEWRLEQAYERTKKIRPDLLDDEV, from the coding sequence ATGAGAATTGACATACTTACCGTAGTGCCAGAACTTCTAGAGAGCCCTTTTAACCACTCTATCATGAAAAGAGCAAAGGACAAAGGACTTGCAGAAGTACATGTGCACAATATTAGAGATTGGTCTACAGACAAAAAGCATCGTAAAGTCGACGATTATGCATTCAGTACGACCGCTGGAATGGTGATGACCATCGAACCCATCGAAAGAGCCATCAACCAATTGAAATCAGAAAGAAGTTATGACGAGGTAATCTTTATGACCCCTGATGGAAAACCGTTCAAACAACAAGATGCCAACGCTCTTTCATTAAAAGGGAATTTAATCATTCTTTGCGGACACTACAAAGGTGTAGATCAACGTGTTCGTGATCATTTTATAACGATGGAGATCTCCATTGGTGACTATGTTTTAACAGGTGGAGAACTAGCTGCTTCATTGGTTTGTGATGCTATCATCCGATTAATTCCAGGTGTACTGTCCGATGAAACATCAGCACTAACAGATTCTTTCCAAGATGGACTTTTAAGCCCTCCTGTCTATACTAGACCAGCCGATTACAAAGGATGGAAAGTTCCTGAGATTCTTCTTTCTGGTAATGAAAGTAAAATAGAAGAATGGAGACTTGAACAAGCATACGAGAGAACAAAGAAGATCCGTCCAGACCTTCTTGATGATGAAGTATAA